A genomic stretch from Sceloporus undulatus isolate JIND9_A2432 ecotype Alabama chromosome 5, SceUnd_v1.1, whole genome shotgun sequence includes:
- the LAMTOR3 gene encoding ragulator complex protein LAMTOR3: MIIIFDNMADELKRFLYKKLPSVEGLHAIVVSDRDGVPVIKVANDNAPEHALRPGFLSTFALATDQGSKLGLSKNKSIICYYNTYQVVQFNRLPLVVSFIASSSANTGLIVSLEKELAPLFEELSQVVEVS, from the exons atgatcattatttttgatAACATGGCAGAT GAACTAAAAAGGTTCCTGTACAAAAAGCTGCCAAG tGTTGAAGGTCTTCATGCCATTGTAGTGTCTGACAGAGACGGTGTGCCTGTTATCAAAG TTGCCAATGATAATGCTCCAGAGCATGCTCTTCGACCTGGTTTCTTATCAACCTTTGCACTTGCAACCGACCAGGGCAGCAAACTGGGGCTTTCCAAAAACAAGAGTATCATCTGTTATTACAATACTTACCAG GTGGTTCAATTCAATAGGTTACCTCTGGTGGTGAGCTTTATTGCTAGCAGCAGTGCCAATACAG GATTGATTGTAAGCTTGGAAAAGGAACTGGCTCCCTTGTTTGAAGAACTGTCTCAAGTTGTGGAGGTGTCTTAA